Proteins encoded together in one Rhipicephalus sanguineus isolate Rsan-2018 chromosome 9, BIME_Rsan_1.4, whole genome shotgun sequence window:
- the LOC119404497 gene encoding metalloendopeptidase OMA1, mitochondrial → MWAARTLLCTARLAASAPPRKAAICWQPLQRQQMTRTVNFHTSPQRCIHPIFLIAAKQITKGLAIITGRGFRKWWKALPADKKAYFISVAVKNKWKIAGYFGVAWGIGGIYYFSHIQETPITHRRRFVAFTRDQFRKISDFEFEMQYELFKPHLLPAVHPVYHRVVRVANQLLHGNKDIPEIHDVTWSVSVIDSPMKNAFVMPNGQIFVFAGMLEICGNDEQLGNVLAHEMAHCVLGHGAEQVSYAHLIDFALVGFLAAIWAIMPTDGIAVVTHWFFEKVVSLLLRLPYSRKLELEADEVGLQLAAKACFDVREASAFWTKMSLMGNALDDVEFISTHPSHEHRSEHLDNLMNKAIELRRQCHCPRLPPQDPRVLMSMLKEEVKQESLGKQGIVVLQPPL, encoded by the exons ATGTGGGCCGCTAGGACACTCCTCTGTACCGCCAGGCTTGCAGCTTCGGCACCGCCGAGGAAAGCCGCAATATGTTGGCAGCCGCTGCAACGTCAGCAAATGACCAGAACGGTCAACTTCCACACGTCTCCGCAACGCTGTATTCATCCCATATTTCTCATAGCTGCAAAGCAAATAACCAAGGGACTGGCAATAATTACTGGGAG GGGATTTCGAAAATGGTGGAAGGCGTTACCGGCAGACAAGAAAGCTTATTTCATATCGGTTGCTGTCAAGAACAAATGGAAAATCGCAG GTTACTTTGGCGTTGCATGGGGCATTGGGGGAATCTATTACTTCAGTCACATTCAAGAAACGCCCATCACGCACAGACGCCGCTTCGTTGCCTTCACTCGTGACCAGTTTAGGAAGATATCAGACTTTGAGTTTGAAATG CAATACGAGCTCTTCAAACCACACCTTCTGCCGGCTGTGCACCCAGTGTACCACCGTGTCGTACGCGTGGCCAATCAACTGCTCCATGGAAACAAAGACATTCCCGAGATTCACGATGTCACATGGTCAGTGTCAGTCATTGACAGTCCCATGAAGAATGCCTTTGTCATGCCT AATGGACAGATTTTTGTGTTTGCCGGCATGCTGGAGATCTGTGGAAACGACGAACAGCTGGGAAACGTGCTTGCTCATGAAATGGCCCACTGTGTCTTGGGTCACGGT GCAGAACAAGTGAGCTATGCTCATCTCATCGATTTTGCCTTGGTCGGTTTTCTGGCAGCTATTTGGGCCATCATGCCGACTGATGGCATTGCTGTTGTAACGCACTGGTTCTTTGAAAAGGTTGTCAGT CTTCTGCTAAGGCTTCCTTACAGCAGGAAGCTCGAGCTTGAGGCCGATGAAGTTGGTCTTCAGCTAGCAGCAAAG gCATGCTTCGATGTGCGGGAAGCTAGCGCATTCTGGACAAAGATGAGCCTCATGGGAAATGCCTTGGATGATGTAGAATTCATTTCTACTCACCCTAGCCACGAACACCGTTCAGAGCACCTAGACAACCTCATGAACAAA GCTATTGAACTCAGGAGGCAGTGCCATTGCCCAAGGTTGCCACCCCAGGATCCCCGGGTGCTCATGTCCATGTTGAAGGAAGAAGTCAAGCAAGAGAGCCTTGGCAAGCAAGGAATCGTTGTCTTGCAGCCACCTCTCTGA